A genomic window from Paenibacillus sp. FSL K6-0276 includes:
- a CDS encoding helix-turn-helix domain-containing protein: MEDNMKDTLLSNIKFAYNEALEFILSMGMIACEEQLLKAAEDYKLEMDPQALSYHKDARARLSPHSYRELQFFFQYNFFHKALDFAFYESICTCPEPQTAEAWITRLEKSPAEKVVAEMVYGVYHDKLDELLEGNDWEIVKKDTRLMAELVARTKPQLDVIEAQGPLLECLAYPEETKLRYMQLLNQFYKDVFSLWKEELRRESEQASQRYEGLFLANPERFIRDINKNEPAVYDVPTTFHVSFFSQVGNHTLFLYAGNSRIAWVIFGIFNDHVFGPAADREKTELFLKAFSDKRRLDFLLLLRNRPHYGQEIASALGITPAAVTYHANFLFFLDLIELKRTDHRLYYHLRMDKLRELLAVTTKVMLDEESPIF; encoded by the coding sequence ATGGAAGATAACATGAAAGATACCTTACTATCGAACATTAAATTTGCGTACAACGAAGCTTTGGAATTCATTCTTTCTATGGGAATGATTGCTTGTGAAGAGCAGTTGCTTAAGGCAGCAGAGGATTACAAACTTGAAATGGACCCACAAGCGTTATCTTATCATAAAGATGCACGAGCACGGTTGTCACCTCACTCCTACCGAGAACTTCAGTTTTTTTTCCAGTACAACTTTTTTCATAAAGCACTCGACTTTGCTTTCTATGAATCCATTTGCACCTGTCCAGAACCACAAACAGCTGAAGCATGGATAACTCGACTGGAAAAGAGTCCTGCAGAAAAAGTAGTCGCTGAAATGGTATATGGCGTGTATCACGATAAATTAGATGAGTTGCTAGAAGGAAACGATTGGGAAATCGTTAAGAAGGATACCCGTTTAATGGCTGAGCTTGTGGCAAGAACAAAACCGCAGCTTGATGTGATTGAAGCGCAGGGGCCATTACTAGAGTGTCTTGCTTATCCCGAAGAAACCAAGCTACGTTATATGCAGCTCTTAAACCAGTTCTACAAGGATGTCTTTTCACTTTGGAAAGAGGAGTTAAGAAGGGAGTCTGAACAAGCCTCTCAGCGTTATGAAGGTCTGTTCCTAGCTAATCCTGAAAGATTCATTCGTGATATCAACAAAAATGAACCTGCAGTTTATGATGTTCCCACTACTTTTCATGTCAGCTTCTTCTCACAAGTTGGGAATCATACTCTCTTCTTATACGCAGGAAACTCTCGTATCGCTTGGGTTATCTTCGGCATTTTTAATGATCATGTATTCGGACCTGCTGCTGATCGAGAGAAAACCGAACTTTTTTTAAAAGCATTCTCGGATAAACGACGTTTAGACTTCTTGCTGCTCTTAAGGAATCGCCCTCACTATGGACAAGAAATTGCATCAGCACTTGGCATAACGCCCGCGGCAGTAACTTATCATGCCAACTTCCTATTCTTTTTAGACCTTATCGAATTAAAAAGAACGGATCATCGATTATATTACCATCTTCGAATGGATAAATTGAGAGAATTACTTGCCGTCACCACAAAAGTCATGCTGGATGAGGAATCTCCCATCTTTTAA
- a CDS encoding LacI family DNA-binding transcriptional regulator, which produces MMTIKDVAKIAGVSVATVSRVINESGYVNIDTRKKVEAAIKEMNYTPNEVARSLYKRKSKLIGLLLPDITNPFFPQLARGIEDRMQEHGYRIIFGNSDENEDKELDYIQTFIQNNVIGMISSTNFPESDVYSNLKIPVVFLDRTSNDSPSVYADGRKGGRLAAQEIIARGSKKITVMQGPAHIKPAQDRFQGAIEVLDEMGITYQVIQTSSFSHTEAEQWAVELFDKYIDTDGVIASNDIVATAVIHEAHRLGKRVPQDLQIIGFDDIPLSSLLSPSLSTIRQPAHDMGREAAGLLIKLIEQDTVEDKIIQLPVSFVERETTRSKE; this is translated from the coding sequence ATGATGACGATTAAAGATGTTGCAAAAATAGCTGGGGTGTCGGTAGCAACCGTTTCAAGAGTTATAAATGAATCTGGTTATGTGAATATCGATACTCGAAAAAAGGTTGAGGCAGCGATCAAAGAAATGAATTATACCCCTAATGAGGTTGCAAGATCTTTGTATAAACGGAAATCCAAATTAATAGGACTTCTATTACCTGACATTACGAACCCCTTCTTCCCGCAATTAGCACGTGGAATAGAAGATCGGATGCAGGAGCATGGTTATCGGATTATTTTTGGTAATAGTGATGAGAACGAGGACAAGGAATTGGATTATATTCAGACCTTTATTCAAAATAATGTCATCGGCATGATCTCATCAACTAATTTTCCCGAGAGTGACGTTTATTCTAACTTGAAAATTCCGGTCGTATTTCTGGACCGTACTTCTAATGATAGCCCCTCCGTATACGCAGATGGCAGAAAAGGCGGACGCCTTGCTGCGCAAGAAATCATTGCACGGGGAAGCAAAAAGATTACAGTAATGCAAGGACCGGCGCATATTAAACCGGCGCAGGATCGATTTCAAGGTGCGATTGAAGTACTTGATGAAATGGGAATCACTTATCAAGTGATTCAAACTTCATCTTTCTCCCACACAGAAGCGGAACAATGGGCTGTAGAGTTGTTTGATAAATATATAGATACAGATGGTGTAATTGCCAGTAATGATATCGTGGCGACAGCAGTTATTCATGAAGCACATCGCTTAGGTAAAAGAGTGCCACAGGATCTCCAAATCATTGGATTCGATGATATCCCACTTAGCAGCCTGTTGTCACCTTCGTTATCCACTATCCGTCAGCCTGCACATGACATGGGACGAGAGGCGGCTGGTTTACTTATTAAGTTAATTGAGCAAGATACGGTAGAAGATAAAATCATTCAATTACCTGTTAGCTTTGTGGAGCGGGAAACAACAAGAAGTAAAGAATAG
- a CDS encoding ABC transporter ATP-binding protein: MNGSTNIEADSIKKSRVVSNTFMRLLKLGKPYLGWYLILCFLAAVVSLATVGIAESLRRIINAATTQNMSFLMSGAIFALVIVIVDALASFLLTYLSGVLEFKSTSKLQVSILARLLNVQMKDLDRYHSADLISRINDSAPAAQQGINQKTIELFSNLLQITFLLTYLLSLQYALTLGTILICSLVPLVMIPFTSRLRSMHEQRQQIETAQQMFIQDTVQGAEVVRAFSLAPKLHNQFTQRVKQYFNIHLPVSRLEAVGYNMPFAVILGGLLYVLSYGGYLVIQGRLDVGAVAAFLICFEQITNPVSKLANLWTELQASLAQGKRLFEVLDLQEEDESRECNRDDSHQEMPMNNNQAISGLYPITFENVGFHYSNNRVLTNVNLTIEPGKVTAFAGPSGSGKSTLLQLILATYEPNEGVIQSGELPLSSIPLRAWRNHLAYVSQEPYLFTGTLYENIAWGRPDATYEEIIKAAKSAGIHEFIMRTPLQYQTSIGERGHTLSGGERQRLSIARAFVRAPKLLLLDEPTAALDSHNEEIVDQALQELMHDRTTVVIAHRLSTIRNADHIYYMEAGSIVEAGTHLELMTLQGQYYNMVETSMKKADISTLVREEGI; the protein is encoded by the coding sequence TTGAATGGATCTACAAACATAGAAGCTGACTCGATAAAAAAATCCAGAGTAGTTTCTAACACTTTTATGCGATTACTGAAACTTGGAAAACCCTATTTAGGTTGGTACCTGATACTGTGTTTCTTAGCAGCCGTCGTTTCCCTTGCAACAGTAGGGATAGCCGAATCTTTACGGCGTATAATCAACGCTGCTACTACTCAGAACATGTCCTTTTTGATGTCTGGTGCCATCTTTGCTCTAGTAATCGTTATTGTAGATGCTCTAGCCAGCTTCTTACTGACTTACTTATCAGGTGTACTTGAGTTCAAGTCGACCTCCAAGCTTCAGGTATCAATTCTAGCTAGGTTATTAAACGTACAGATGAAAGATTTAGACCGTTATCATTCAGCAGATCTCATTAGTCGTATCAATGATTCTGCCCCTGCTGCTCAGCAAGGTATCAATCAGAAGACCATCGAACTATTCAGTAATCTGTTGCAAATTACATTTCTCCTAACTTATCTGCTCTCACTTCAATATGCCTTAACATTGGGAACTATTTTGATTTGCTCGCTAGTTCCACTCGTGATGATTCCCTTCACATCCCGCCTACGCTCCATGCACGAGCAAAGACAGCAAATTGAAACCGCTCAACAAATGTTTATTCAAGATACGGTACAGGGTGCCGAGGTTGTGCGTGCCTTCTCCCTTGCTCCCAAGCTTCATAATCAATTCACACAACGTGTTAAGCAATATTTCAACATTCATCTACCAGTCTCACGATTGGAAGCTGTGGGCTATAATATGCCCTTTGCCGTTATCCTTGGTGGATTGCTGTATGTTCTCTCCTATGGCGGATATCTAGTTATCCAAGGGAGATTGGATGTGGGTGCAGTGGCGGCATTTCTTATTTGTTTCGAGCAAATTACAAATCCTGTATCAAAGTTAGCTAATCTTTGGACTGAATTACAAGCCTCACTGGCGCAAGGTAAGCGGTTGTTTGAGGTCCTTGATTTACAAGAAGAAGACGAAAGCCGTGAATGTAATAGGGATGATTCTCATCAAGAAATGCCGATGAATAACAACCAAGCAATCAGTGGCTTATACCCTATCACCTTTGAGAATGTAGGTTTTCATTATAGTAATAATCGTGTATTAACTAACGTCAATCTAACCATAGAACCAGGTAAAGTAACCGCATTTGCCGGTCCTAGCGGCAGTGGAAAAAGCACCCTCCTTCAATTAATACTCGCAACCTATGAACCTAATGAAGGGGTCATCCAATCTGGTGAGTTGCCGTTAAGCAGCATCCCCCTTCGGGCTTGGCGTAATCATTTGGCTTATGTATCTCAAGAGCCTTATCTTTTCACTGGAACCCTATATGAAAATATTGCATGGGGAAGACCTGACGCAACCTATGAAGAAATTATTAAAGCGGCAAAAAGTGCGGGGATCCACGAATTTATAATGAGAACCCCACTTCAATATCAGACTTCCATTGGGGAACGAGGCCATACCTTATCTGGCGGCGAAAGGCAGCGGCTATCTATTGCCAGAGCGTTTGTTCGAGCGCCTAAGCTTCTCCTTCTTGATGAACCCACAGCTGCACTTGATAGCCATAATGAGGAGATTGTCGATCAGGCCCTGCAAGAACTCATGCATGATCGCACAACGGTTGTTATCGCGCATAGACTATCTACCATCAGAAATGCAGATCACATTTATTATATGGAAGCGGGTTCTATTGTTGAAGCTGGGACTCATCTGGAGTTAATGACTTTACAAGGACAGTATTACAATATGGTTGAGACATCAATGAAGAAGGCTGATATTTCTACTCTGGTCAGGGAGGAAGGGATATGA
- a CDS encoding DinB family protein produces the protein MQLPESFERLFAKGTKPAEWSEKPPTLEVLIEMLSEQPKRIQEVMHNRLSEQVTPLTTGSGLTLNTIGEFINFTLYHEGMHYNTIKLLNRFADKSL, from the coding sequence ATGCAATTGCCGGAAAGCTTTGAACGATTATTTGCGAAAGGTACTAAACCTGCAGAGTGGAGCGAGAAACCACCAACACTTGAAGTGTTAATTGAGATGCTTTCGGAGCAACCCAAACGTATTCAGGAAGTTATGCACAATCGCTTAAGTGAGCAAGTAACCCCTCTTACAACGGGTAGTGGATTAACCTTAAATACAATCGGAGAATTCATAAATTTTACGCTTTACCATGAAGGGATGCACTACAATACAATAAAACTATTAAATAGATTTGCAGATAAAAGTCTTTAG
- a CDS encoding ABC transporter ATP-binding protein, with product MNEMESKNLKLGYALRRLISYASPYRIGFIVAVLLLSAKLVMDIGFAAIQQVFIDTINNANMDALTRVTVICAIACVIIICCLMLQHYFRFVLQSRMAWDIRAKLFDKSHRIPFRYLQSMHSGDLTSRNTKDAGMAMGMINSIVYDLGYNLLLCFISFLYLAKMDVWIALLALGSGPLVFLSGRFFDRRLRKLSTQIYAKEAELRGILQETLQGMKVIRAFSLEETLLKKYALEREKLRRMQLRRSLLNGLLWQSSAFINNLVMVTCAALIALSALSGGTSAGEVLAFIILMGRVQWPFVHMSQTWGGVQEALGAADRVFAILDAPDEGANHPLPESSSSPLASEEVAALQIEDLYYNYSGKTDNESSLFTGLNIHIQHGETIAVVGPSGSGKTTLVRLCNGLYEPTVGSISVYGKSVHDQLEEARAMITYVPQTPYLFSGTIRDNIAFSSSSASEEDIREAARLAGAEEFITKMPNGYDTVLGEHGSTLSGGQRQRIAIARAFLRDAPLLLLDEATSALDNESERMIQQSLDLLMKNRTTLVIAHRLSTIREASRIIVLDQGSIVEEGTHDSLLEMNGLYSQLYNIQFKSSEAEDISQNELLQLHSHL from the coding sequence ATGAATGAGATGGAATCCAAGAATCTTAAACTGGGGTATGCTCTGCGTCGATTAATCTCTTATGCTAGCCCTTATCGAATTGGATTTATTGTGGCTGTACTCCTGCTCTCTGCTAAGCTTGTAATGGATATAGGATTTGCAGCCATTCAGCAAGTGTTTATTGATACGATCAACAACGCCAATATGGATGCATTAACACGCGTAACAGTAATCTGTGCCATTGCTTGTGTCATCATTATCTGCTGTCTTATGCTGCAGCATTACTTCCGCTTCGTTTTGCAGAGTCGGATGGCTTGGGATATTCGTGCGAAACTATTTGACAAAAGTCACCGAATTCCATTCCGTTACCTTCAGTCCATGCATTCAGGTGATTTGACTTCGCGTAACACTAAGGATGCAGGGATGGCCATGGGGATGATAAACAGCATTGTATACGATTTAGGCTATAATCTTCTTCTGTGTTTCATTTCCTTTCTATATTTGGCTAAAATGGATGTCTGGATCGCACTGTTAGCTCTTGGATCGGGCCCCCTTGTTTTTCTTTCCGGACGTTTCTTTGATCGCAGATTACGTAAATTGTCTACTCAAATATATGCAAAAGAGGCGGAATTACGAGGAATTTTACAAGAAACGCTTCAAGGAATGAAGGTCATCAGAGCCTTTTCGCTTGAAGAAACTCTCTTAAAAAAATATGCGTTAGAACGTGAGAAGTTAAGAAGAATGCAGCTGCGAAGATCACTTCTAAATGGTCTCTTATGGCAATCTTCCGCCTTTATCAACAATCTAGTTATGGTGACATGCGCCGCTTTAATTGCGTTATCAGCTCTAAGTGGCGGAACATCAGCAGGTGAAGTTCTCGCTTTTATTATTCTGATGGGTAGGGTCCAATGGCCCTTTGTCCATATGTCTCAAACATGGGGAGGTGTGCAGGAAGCTTTAGGTGCGGCTGATCGCGTATTCGCTATACTCGATGCACCTGATGAAGGGGCTAATCATCCTTTACCAGAATCCAGCTCTTCACCATTAGCTTCTGAAGAGGTTGCTGCATTACAAATAGAGGATCTCTACTACAACTATTCGGGTAAAACGGATAATGAATCCTCATTATTTACAGGGCTTAATATTCATATACAACATGGAGAAACTATCGCTGTTGTCGGGCCAAGCGGGTCAGGGAAGACAACGCTCGTTCGATTATGTAATGGACTTTATGAGCCTACGGTAGGAAGCATCTCGGTTTATGGAAAGTCTGTTCATGATCAGCTTGAAGAAGCACGAGCAATGATTACCTATGTTCCCCAAACCCCTTATTTGTTCTCAGGAACTATACGAGACAATATCGCCTTCAGTTCTAGTTCAGCTAGCGAAGAAGATATCCGAGAGGCCGCTCGCCTCGCAGGTGCAGAGGAGTTTATTACGAAAATGCCTAATGGTTATGACACTGTCCTAGGTGAACATGGATCGACTTTATCTGGTGGACAAAGACAACGCATAGCCATTGCCAGAGCTTTTCTTCGTGATGCTCCACTCCTTCTTCTAGATGAAGCCACTTCCGCACTCGATAACGAATCTGAGCGAATGATTCAGCAATCTCTTGATTTGTTAATGAAGAATCGAACAACATTGGTTATTGCACATAGACTATCCACCATACGAGAAGCATCTAGAATTATCGTATTAGATCAGGGTTCCATCGTTGAGGAAGGTACTCATGATTCTTTATTAGAAATGAATGGGCTTTACTCACAATTATATAACATTCAATTTAAATCATCAGAAGCAGAAGACATAAGTCAAAATGAGTTGCTTCAATTACATTCACATCTATGA